Proteins encoded by one window of Arachis hypogaea cultivar Tifrunner chromosome 1, arahy.Tifrunner.gnm2.J5K5, whole genome shotgun sequence:
- the LOC112801253 gene encoding uncharacterized protein, translating into MGSISRFRDISKPFEEHFVGSAIYLHDSDYLNTVKQGQHESLKDYMTRFTKIAISIPDLHPEKIEKPHYKDDDKSRDSKKNFKPIPRYETYTKFNTKRDDIINEILNSKLIKPPRKVGNYPDSKGTDRSKYCSFHQKYGHNTDDCVIAKDLLERLARQGGGATSSARKRSYRAILSINADQSQQQSPPTSPQITFQTADHDNSVADLDDPIVISLQLRDLQIKRVLLDPGSSADVFFYLTFQKMKLSDNIIRPSTGDLVGFSCERVPVIGSVWLQTTLGKFPSSKTSDIQYLVVDCFSPYNIILGQPFLNRFGAIVSTIHLCVKFPLQDNTIATIHSDAREARECYNNSLKRPHRNTKAQVHNIGNTNNQHMLADLDPRGGTLERPTPTEDLDKIFFTENTNKFTYV; encoded by the exons ATGG GTTCCATTTCTCGATTCCGAGATATATCAAAACCCTTTGAGGAGCACTTTGTTGGATCCGCCATCTACCTCCACGACTCCGATTACCTGAACACAGTCAAGCAAGGCCAGCATGAAAGCCTCAAGGACTACATGACGCGCTTCACAAAGATAGCCATAAGCATACCCGACCTCCACCCCGAG aaaatagaaaagcctCACTATAAAGACGACGACAAGTCACGGGACAGCAAAAAGAATTTCAAACCAATCCCACGATATGAGACCTACACCAAATTCAACACCAAGCGCGATGACATCATCAATGAGATATTGAATTCAAAGTTAATCAAGCCACCACGGAAAGTTGGCAATTACCCAGATTCAAAGGGCACTGACCGATCAAAATACTGCTCTTTCCACCAAAAGTACGGACACAATACCGACGACTGCGTCATCGCCAAAGACCTGTTGGAGCGATTAGCTCGGCAAG GTGGAGGAGCCACAAGTTCGGCAAGGAAAAGATCTTACCGAGCTATCCTTTCCATCAACGCCGATCAAAGTCAACAACAGTCGCCGCCTACATCTCCACAAATAACATTCCAGACTGCCGATCATGACAACAGCGTAGCAGATCTAGATGATCCCATCGTAATCTCCCTACAGCTCAGAGATCTCCAAATTAAAAGGGTGTTGCTCGACCCAGGCAGCAGCGCCGACGTTTTTTTTTACTTGACTTTCCAGAAAATGAAACTGAGCGATAACATCATCCGGCCTTCCACTGGTGACTTGGTAGGATTCTCATGTGAGCGAGTCCCAGTTATAGGctctgtgtggttacaaaccacactcggtAAGTTCCCTTCGTCAAAAACTTCAGACATTCAATACCTAGTTGTTGATTGCTTCAGTCCTTATAATATTATACTTGGCCAACCTTTCTTAAATAGGTTCGGCGCTATAgtatctacaattcatctttgtgTTAAGTTTCCTTTGCAGGACAACACAATTGCAACCATTCATAGTGATGCCCGAGAAGCCAGGGAGTGCTACAACAATAGTCTCAAAAGACCTCACCGTAACACAAAAGCCCAGGTTCACAATATCGGCAACACGAACAACCAACACATGCTGGCCGACCTTGATCCTAGAGGAGGAACACTGGAAAGGCCGACTCCAACAGAAGACCTAGATAAAATCTTCTTCACAGAAAACACGAATAAGTTCACATACgtctag
- the LOC112801397 gene encoding uncharacterized protein: MKLRHQVFGFNFHFSQLEYIPMGTSRILCIVFFVILGLGICSAARTLLTLGVEDQQINDHGIIHGDDVAVDLHYRCHKHRGCRRPYYGGGDGGNGGNGGNGGGGGNGGYNDGDGGNGGHGGNGGNGGQGGNGGGSRNCGNGGHGGNGGGGGNGGYNGDGGNGGGGGNGGFNGDGGNGGKGGSGGFNGDGGDGGIGGNGGFNGDGGNGGSGGSGGKFGDGGNGGKGGSGGFNGDGGDGGIGGNGGFNGDGGNGGTGGSGGKFGDGGDGGKGGSGGFNGDGGDGGTGGGGGVNGDGGNGGGGGNGGVNGDGGNGGGGGNGGVNGDGGDGGNGGSGGVGGNGGDGGNGGDGGGGGYGNRYVIWKTKRDNIEESEHVRYGGRGSPSFGGKGGDGGHGGKGIHGGGGGGGGGGGGGGIGGQNGGRGGDGRSGGGHHP, encoded by the coding sequence ATGAAACTAAGACATCAAGTTTTTGGGTTTAATtttcacttttcacaactcgaatACATTCCCATGGGAACCTCAAGGATTCTCTGCATTGTTTTCTTTGTGATTTTGGGTTTAGGAATATGTTCTGCTGCAAGAACACTCCTCACGCTCGGTGTAGAAGACCAACAAATCAATGATCATGGAATCATCCATGGTGATGATGTTGCTGTGGATCTACACTATAGGTGCCATAAACACCGTGGATGTAGGAGACCTTATTATGGCGGCGGAGATGGTGGAAACGGCGGAAATGGTGGAAACGGTGGAGGAGGTGGAAATGGTGGGTATAATGATGGCGATGGTGGAAACGGTGGACATGGTGGAAACGGCGGAAACGGTGGACAGGGTGGAAACGGCGGAGGCAGCAGAAATTGTGGAAACGGTGGACATGGTGGAAATGGTGGAGGTGGTGGAAACGGCGGGTATAACGGAGATGGTGGAAATGGTGGAGGTGGTGGGAATGGTGGGTTTAATGGTGATGGTGGTAATGGTGGAAAAGGTGGAAGTGGTGGGTTTAATGGAGATGGTGGAGACGGCGGAATCGGTGGAAATGGTGGGTTTAATGGAGACGGTGGTAATGGCGGAAGTGGCGGAAGCGGTGGAAAATTCGGAGATGGTGGAAATGGTGGAAAAGGTGGAAGTGGTGGCTTTAATGGAGATGGTGGAGACGGCGGAATCGGTGGAAACGGTGGGTTTAATGGAGACGGTGGTAATGGTGGAACAGGCGGAAGCGGTGGCAAATTCGGAGATGGTGGAGATGGTGGAAAAGGCGGAAGTGGTGGGTTTAATGGAGATGGCGGAGACGGTGGAACCGGTGGAGGTGGTGGGGTTAATGGAGATGGTGGCAATGGTGGAGGGGGTGGAAATGGCGGGGTTAATGGAGATGGGGGAAATGGTGGAGGGGGTGGAAATGGTGGGGTTAATGGAGATGGCGGAGACGGTGGAAATGGTGGAAGTGGTGGTGTAGGTGGGAATGGCGGAGATGGAGGAAACGGCGGTGACGGCGGAGGCGGAGGATATGGAAATAGATATGTTATTTGGAAAACCAAAAGAGATAATATAGAGGAGAGTGAACATGTAAGATATGGAGGTAGGGGATCTCCGAGCTTTGGTGGCAAAGGAGGAGACGGTGGACACGGCGGAAAGGGAATAcacggaggtggtggtggtggaggtggcGGTGGAGGAGGAGGTGGGATAGGTGGTCAAAATGGTGGAAGAGGTGGTGACGGGAGAAGTGGTGGTGGTCATCACCCTTAA